Proteins from one Impatiens glandulifera chromosome 2, dImpGla2.1, whole genome shotgun sequence genomic window:
- the LOC124928087 gene encoding probable transcription factor At4g00390: MTPRSRNRSVAQAAAEKERQEGSSDMESEGVEATPPPPKQLASVSQSKGSKGVSKFSLKLKRSSHTKKKFRSGGASSKKKRDKKKEQEVEEDQTTGRFPHVEDSNREKKKKKKENTANIAVGEKLITKNGESTLKKPLFQRLWSESDICTLLKGLVEYAEEKGIHPVSADKNGFHNYIKDSLDIEVTISQMFEKIRRLKKKYETNLMKGRNGVDKKFSTAHDLEVYELSAGVWGKGKNVEVNANMGLKNMEENDDENQGEGRGSKMTLRSAVKKKMMKKLKVKEVEHLLQQLDLEHKRATLEFQVLLSK, encoded by the exons ATGACACCAAGAAGCAGAAATCGATCTGTAGCTCAGGCCGCCGCCGAGAAAGAAAGACAAGAAGGTTCTTCTGATATGGAATCAGAAGGAGTCGAGGCTACTCCGCCTCCACCAAAGCAACTGGCTTCCGTCTCACAATCCAAAGGGTCCAAAGGGGTAAGCAAGTTTTCTTTAAAgttgaagagatcttctcatACGAAGAAGAAATTTAGGTCTGGAGGTGCTTCGTCTAAGAAGAAAAGGGATAAGAAGAAGGAACAGGAAGTTGAAGAGGATCAA ACCACTGGCAGATTCCCCCATGTTGAGGACTCCAAtagagaaaagaagaagaagaagaaggaaaataCCGCTAACATAGCTGTAGGTGAGAAGCTTATTACGAAAAATGGAGAATCTACTTTGAAAAAGCCTCTGTTTCAAAGGTTATGGAGTGAGTCAGATATATGTACACTACTGAAAGGGTTGGTTGAGTATGCTGAAGAGAAAGGGATTCATCCTGTTTCGGCCGACAAGAATGGTTTTCACAATTATATCAAAGACTCACTTGATATAGAAGTTACCATAAGTCAAATGTTTGAAAAGATaaggagattgaagaagaaatatgagacaaatcttatgaaaggaagGAATGGAGTTGATAAAAAATTCTCAACAGCTCACGATTTGGAAGTTTATGAATTGTCAGCAGGGGTTTGGGGGAAAGGTAAAAATGTTGAGGTTAATGCTAACATGGGTTTGAAGAATATGGAGGAGAATGATGATGAGAATCAGGGAGAAGGAAGAGGGTCAAAGATGACGCTAAGGAGTGCGGTGAAgaaaaagatgatgaagaaaTTAAAAGTGAAGGAGGTTGAACATTTGCTTCAACAACTAGATCTTGAACATAAACGGGCAACTCTTGAGTTCCAAGTCCTATTAAGCAAGTAA
- the LOC124925893 gene encoding uncharacterized protein LOC124925893 gives MGGELSKQVERRKSVTTQKKILSDLQNTCGQEFTGCDYRPPDRKNWMSGLNPSEKLLIKNIVWPGTHDSATNKIGIPMVTRPFAQCQSLSIYQQLSLGCRVLDIRVQQDRRVCHGILVTYSVDIVIRDVKKFLSETQSEIIILEIRTEFGHDDPPEFEKYLEEQLGEFLIHQDDHVFDKTIAEILPKRVICVWKPRKSAQPKSGSAFWNGGYLKDNWIDTDLPSTKFDSNLKHLSEQPPVSSRKYFYRVENTVTPQPNNPIVCVRPVTNRIHGYARLFINKCCEQGCVDRLQIFSTDFIDGDFVDACVGLTHARLQAAACT, from the coding sequence ATGGGTGGGGAGTTGTCAAAACAGGTGGAGAGACGGAAATCCGTGACAACCCAAAAGAAGATATTATCCGATCTTCAAAACACATGCGGTCAAGAATTCACAGGTTGCGATTACCGTCCTCCCGACCGTAAAAATTGGATGTCCGGACTAAATCCATCAGAAAAACTCCTTATCAAAAACATCGTATGGCCAGGCACCCACGATTCCGCCACAAACAAGATCGGAATCCCAATGGTCACACGTCCGTTCGCTCAATGTCAATCCCTCTCAATTTACCAACAACTCTCCCTCGGCTGTCGGGTTCTCGACATCCGAGTCCAACAAGACCGCCGCGTCTGTCACGGAATTCTCGTCACATACTCTGTAGACATAGTCATTCGCGACGTCAAAAAGTTCTTATCAGAAACCCAATCAGAAATCATCATCTTAGAAATCCGCACAGAATTCGGCCACGATGACCCACCTGAATTCGAAAAGTATTTGGAGGAACAGCTTGGCGAGTTCTTAATTCATCAAGACGACCATGTGTTCGATAAGACGATCGCTGAGATCTTACCCAAGAGAGTAATCTGCGTTTGGAAGCCGAGGAAATCGGCACAACCCAAATCAGGAAGTGCGTTTTGGAATGGAGGGTATCTAAAGGATAACTGGATAGACACGGATCTTCCATCCACAAAATTCGATAGCAATTTGAAACATTTGAGCGAGCAGCCGCCGGTTTCGTCTAGGAAGTATTTCTACAGGGTGGAGAACACGGTGACGCCTCAGCCGAATAATCCGATTGTGTGTGTGAGGCCGGTGACGAATAGAATACATGGGTACGCGAGGCTGTTTATAAACAAATGTTGCGAGCAGGGATGTGTTGATCGTTTGCAGATATTCTCTACGGATTTTATAGATGGAGATTTTGTTGATGCTTGTGTTGGTCTCACCCATGCTAGGCTTCAAGCTGCTGCATGCACCTAA
- the LOC124927026 gene encoding probable aquaporin PIP2-6: MNNEYALDTKSIYLSCLRHLGIYIKAIIYVFFIIMDQKVLQVDDEQTHHHQFTNSSAQSKTESLPPPPRSFLSCIGYHEYFLPEMWRAALTELVATASLMFVLTTSIVSCLDSNDPTPKLIVPFAVFIIAFLFLLLTVPLSGGHMSPVFTFIAALKGVITWARASVYVPAQCLGSITGFLILRSVMSHQVAKAYSLGGCSIIDSDGSSTGLNPEIALVLEFCCTFVVLLIGVTVAFDKRRCKELGLVVVCGVVAAAMGVAVFVSITVTGRAGYSGTGLNPARCLGPALLEGGKLWDGHWVFWVGPFVACIVYYSFSLNLPKERFQWVEGEYDFFRLVAGRQLNN, from the exons ATGAATAATGAATATGCCCTAGACACCAAAAGCATCTACCTTAGTTGTCTTCGCCATCTAGGCATATATATTAAAGCCATCATATAtgtatttttcataataatGGATCAAAAAGTACTCCAAGTTGATGATGAACAAACCCACCATCACCAGTTCACTAATTCCTCTGCTCAGAGCAAAACTGAATCCCTTCCACCACCACCACGGTCCTTCCTCTCTTGCATTGGCTATCATGAATACTTTTTGCCTGAG ATGTGGAGGGCAGCATTAACCGAGCTAGTAGCAACAGCCTCCCTCATGTTCGTCCTCACCACATCCATAGTTTCCTGTTTGGACTCAAACGACCCAACCCCAAAGCTCATCGTCCCCTTTGCAGTCTTCATTATCgccttcctcttcctcctcctcacAGTCCCACTCTCCGGTGGCCACATGAGCCCTGTCTTCACCTTCATCGCAGCCCTAAAGGGGGTCATTACATGGGCCAGAGCATCTGTCTATGTTCCAGCCCAATGCCTCGGTTCCATAACAGGTTTCCTCATACTTAGATCCGTTATGAGCCACCAAGTGGCCAAAGCATATTCCTTGGGTGGATGTTCTATCATAGACAGTGACGGGTCATCCACCGGGCTTAACCCGGAAATCGCTTTGGTACTTGAATTTTGCTGCACTTTTGTCGTGCTGTTAATAGGGGTGACAGTTGCATTCGATAAGAGGAGGTGTAAAGAGTTAGGGTTGGTTGTGGTGTGTGGTGTGGTGGCAGCTGCAATGGGGGTTGCGGTTTTTGTGTCTATTACTGTAACTGGGCGGGCGGGGTATTCTGGTACAGGTTTGAATCCGGCTAGGTGCTTAGGTCCGGCTTTGTTGGAAGGAGGGAAATTGTGGGATGGGCATTGGGTGTTTTGGGTTGGTCCATTTGTTGCTTGTATTGTCTATTATAGCTTTTCTCTTAACTTGCCAAAGGAGAGATTTCAGTGGGTTGAAGGAGAATATGACTTCTTCAGATTGGTAGCAGGCAGACAGCTCAATAATTGA